The segment AGAAAATTTGGAATTCTCATGTTGTAGTTGAAAGAAAAAATGAACCTTCATTAATTTACATTGATCGTCATCTTATCCATGAAGTAACATCTCCTCAGGCTTTTGATGGATTAAGAGTTAACAACCGAAAGGTAAGGCGCCCTGATTTGACTGTGGCTACAATTGATCACAATGTTCCTACTACTGATAGGAGCTTACCAATGATTGACGAAACTTCATCAACACAAATCAAAACTTTGGAAAAAAATTGTAAAGATTTTGGAATAAAGCTATTTGGAATTAATGATCCTAATCAAGGAATTGTACATGTAATAGGTCCACAATTAGGAATTACCTTACCTGGAAGTACAATTGTGTGTGGTGATAGTCATACTTCCACTCAAGGTGCATTTGGTGCATTTGCATTTGGAATTGGAACAAGTGAAGTTGAACATACACTTGCAACCCAAACACTTTGGTTAGAAAAACCAAAAACATTTGAAATTTTAGCTACCGGTAAACGTAAAAACTCATTTGCAGTGACATCTAAGGACATAATTCTAAGTATAATCAAACAGATTGGAACTGACGGAGGCACTGGTCACGTATTAGAATATCGTGGAGATGCAATAAGTGATTTATCCATGGAACAACGAATGACTATTTGCAATATGTCAATTGAAGCAGGTTCAAGAGCAGGTCTTATCGCACCTGATGAAAAAACATATGATTATCTCAATAATAGGGAATACACTCCAAAAAATTATGATGAACTTGTTGATGAATGGAAAAACAATCTAATGTCTGATCCTAACTCAAAATTTGATAAAAGTTTTACAATTGATGTAGAACAAATTGAACCACAAGTAAGTTGGGGAACAAATCCTGCAATGGTATCTGATGTAACTGGAAAAATTCCTACTCCTGAAGATTTTGGTCAAAATAATGAAATACAAATTGAAAGTGCAAAAAAGGCTTTGTCTTACATGGATTTGAAACCTGATACTGCTATCGTGGAAATTCCAATTGACAGAGTTTTCATTGGTTCATGTACAAACGCACGTTTAGAAGATTTGAAAGATGCTGCAGAAATTGTAAAAGGTAAAACAGTTAATTCAGATGTCAACGCAATGGTTGTTCCTGGTTCACAAATGGTAAAACTTGAGGCTGAGAAGTTAGGATTAGACAAAATATTCAAAGATGCAAATTTTGAATGGAGAGAATCTGGTTGTAGTATGTGTCTTGGAATGAATCCTGATATCTTAAAACCGGGTGAACGATGTGCTAGTACCTCTAATAGAAATTTCGAAGGAAGACAGGGTTCTGGTGGACGAACTCATCTTGTTAGCCCTGTCATGGCAGCTGCATCTGCTATCGCTGGTCATTTTGTTGATGTGAGAGAATGGTGTTAAATCTTGAAACCATTTTCTAAAATTAATAGTATCATCACTCCGTTTGATAAAGCAAATGTAGATACAGATCAAATAATTCCAAAACAATTTCTTAAACTTATTACAAAATCTGGATTTGGAAAATTTCTTTTTTATGATTGGCGATTCAATCATGACGGAAAGGAAAAAGACGATTTCATTTTAAATGATTTACATTATCAGAATTCCCAAATACTTGTAACAAACGAAAACTTTGGTTGTGGTTCATCAAGAGAACATGCAGTTTGGGCTTTGAAAGATTTTGGTTTTGATGTAATCATATCTCCTTCGTTTGCTGATATTTTCTATAGTAATTGCTTCAAAAATGGTGTTTTACCAATTATTTTAGATATTGAAAATATTAAAAAATTATTAAAATTCAAGGATAAAATTGAACTTGATTTACAGTCTCAAACAATCAATTTTGGTAGTGAATCGATAAATTTTCAAATTGATTCTCATAGAAAAACTAGATTGTTAGAAGGTCTAGATGATATCGATCTTACTCTCAAAGAAGATGGAAAAATAGAAAATTTCGAAAAAAATTCTTCTAGAATATCAATTTTTGAATAAATACAAAAAATTTTCTGAAAAGACTATCTGTATGATTTCTGTTTTCTTCTTCTTGCACCAGGGCCGCCAAATTTCTTTGGTTCTTTTCTTCTTGCATCTCCACTGATCAAATATTTATCATAATCTGCAATTTTTTCTCTTAGTTGCTGACGTGTTGATTTGTTAAATGGATGATCTTTTGGTTCTTTTTTAGATTTTGTCCAACCAATTAAAGCTCTTGACATTGCAGTTGCAGATGCATATGCTTGTCCCATGAAACCTCCTCCTCTAACTCTGATTGAAATGTCAACTTTATCTCTAATTTCTTCACCAATGATTTCTAATGGTGCCAGAATTACTTCTCTTGAGGATTCAGGTTCAATCATTTCTAGTGGGATATTGTTAATTCTAATTTTTCCTACACCTTTTGTAATGAATACATGTGCACTAGATGTTTTTCTTGATGCATAGTAAATCTCTGTTTTAGGAATCAAAAGTTGGTTCCTCCAATGTATCTACTAATCTCTGCCATTGTTGTGTATCGTGATGAATCTTTTGTTATTTTTGCTTTTTCAAATTGAATTTTTTCCAAACCTTTTACTTCTTTTGGAACTCCAATGTAAGTTCTCAATCTAGCAAAATCAGTCTTACCTGATGGTTTGTCTTCAAATGGAAGCATTCCTCTAATCATTCTTGAAATTATTGTATCTGGTCTTCTAGGATGTTTAGGTCCATGTTTGTAATTGATAATACTGTTAATTTTTAAAAATTCTTCATACTCTCCAATAATACTGAATTTTTTACCACTCATCATAATTTTATCACAATTAACAATTGTAACTCTGTTTCCTTTTCTCAATAACTTTGCAACATTTGATGCAAGTCTGCCTGCAATCAAATGTGTACCATCAACTACTATTGGTTTACTTAAGTCAACTACTTGTTGCTGTTCAGGTTGAGACTTTCTGTTATTCCATTTAGCCAATTATTTTAACTCCTTTACCTGTTGGAAATTTTTCTATCATTTCTGAAAATTTTAAAACTTCTCCACCTGATTCTATGATTTTTTTTGCAGCAGCGTTAGAAATTGAAAATGATGAAACTGAAACTTTGTGTGAAATATTGCCTGTTCCCAGAATTTTACCAGTAATTACTACTGCATTTCCGTCTTCTGTTGTCTGATTAATTCTTGTCAGATTTACTATTTTTTGGTTAGATCTTGATTTTTGAACAAAATCTGCAACTTTGGCCCAAATTGGAGCATCATTTTCTTTAGATGCTTTTTTCAAGATCTTCAGCGTATTTACTTTAGCTTGTGTTACCATAAGTCAATTCGCCAATTTACCCAAATATAATAGAATATGTTCTCTTACTTAATTTCCGATATTGTGGTCTTAAACTCGGATAATTTACTTGCTAATTGTTCTACACTTGATAAAATGATGTGTTTTGGATTCAACGCACCTGTAGATTCAACTGTTAGAATTCTTTCATCATCTTTGTCAGATTCTGTTAGTGTGACAATATTTGCTGAATTCCATTTTGCATGCTCAGTTCCTTTACCTAATCTTGCATGTGCTTCGAATTTTATTGATTGACCTGGTGCAAGTGTAACTATAGGTATATCATCTGATGTAGGAACTACATTACTATCTTGAGACTTTAAATCTCCAGAAAGAATAGTTCTTGTCTCATCTGAAATTCCTGAATCTAATGTAAGCATAATTTTGTCATTTTCATTATCTGCCTTAGATGATTCCAAGTCTGTTTTCAAAGGAATTAAACCAACTCTATGAGCTACACCTTCATCTGCTAATACCGATGAATTTTCTAACATATCAACACTTTCAACAGCATAAATTGGAACTCCATTTAGACAAATTCTTCTTAATGCATTGGCATATTGAAGTGGCACTCCTTTGATCTTTACAGATACTTTTTCTTCATTTTCATTAATAATTTCTAGAGACAAATCTTAATCAAAAAACAGGCTGTACTAATAAAAATGTAGACTTATTTCACCAGAAATAAATACGAATATGCTTTGATCCATACATTATGGATAAAGTCACCGTTGTCAAATATAGTTATGAAACCGAAAAATTTGAAATCTTGGTAAAACCTGATCCTGCATTTGATTACAAATTAGGCAAAATTTCTGAAATATCAAAAATACTTGTATCTGACGAAATTTACACTAACTCTGGAAAAGGGACACGTGCATCTAATGAATTACTTCTCAAAGTCTTCAAAACTGATGACACAACAAAAATTGCTGAAATCATGATGCAAAAAGGAGAACTGAATCTTACTACTGAACAAAGAAAAAAAATGACTTCAGACAAGCGTAAACAAATTGTAACTTTCATTTCTAAAACGTACGTAGATCCTAGAACACATCTTCCACATCCTCCACTAAGAATTGAACAAGCAATGACTGATGGTCGTGTATCTGTAGATCCTTTCAAAAATCCTGATGAACAAATCAAAGATATTGTTGAAAAATTAAGACCTATCATTCCATTGAAGACTGAAAATCTAACTCTTGAAATATCTGTTCCAGCGCAGTATGTGGCACAATCTTACACCGTACTAAAATCCACTGGAAGTCTAAAAAAAGAAGA is part of the Candidatus Nitrosopelagicus brevis genome and harbors:
- the leuC gene encoding 3-isopropylmalate dehydratase large subunit, whose amino-acid sequence is MTETLFEKIWNSHVVVERKNEPSLIYIDRHLIHEVTSPQAFDGLRVNNRKVRRPDLTVATIDHNVPTTDRSLPMIDETSSTQIKTLEKNCKDFGIKLFGINDPNQGIVHVIGPQLGITLPGSTIVCGDSHTSTQGAFGAFAFGIGTSEVEHTLATQTLWLEKPKTFEILATGKRKNSFAVTSKDIILSIIKQIGTDGGTGHVLEYRGDAISDLSMEQRMTICNMSIEAGSRAGLIAPDEKTYDYLNNREYTPKNYDELVDEWKNNLMSDPNSKFDKSFTIDVEQIEPQVSWGTNPAMVSDVTGKIPTPEDFGQNNEIQIESAKKALSYMDLKPDTAIVEIPIDRVFIGSCTNARLEDLKDAAEIVKGKTVNSDVNAMVVPGSQMVKLEAEKLGLDKIFKDANFEWRESGCSMCLGMNPDILKPGERCASTSNRNFEGRQGSGGRTHLVSPVMAAASAIAGHFVDVREWC
- the leuD gene encoding 3-isopropylmalate dehydratase small subunit — translated: MKPFSKINSIITPFDKANVDTDQIIPKQFLKLITKSGFGKFLFYDWRFNHDGKEKDDFILNDLHYQNSQILVTNENFGCGSSREHAVWALKDFGFDVIISPSFADIFYSNCFKNGVLPIILDIENIKKLLKFKDKIELDLQSQTINFGSESINFQIDSHRKTRLLEGLDDIDLTLKEDGKIENFEKNSSRISIFE
- the rpsI gene encoding 30S ribosomal protein S9, with translation MIPKTEIYYASRKTSSAHVFITKGVGKIRINNIPLEMIEPESSREVILAPLEIIGEEIRDKVDISIRVRGGGFMGQAYASATAMSRALIGWTKSKKEPKDHPFNKSTRQQLREKIADYDKYLISGDARRKEPKKFGGPGARRRKQKSYR
- the rplM gene encoding 50S ribosomal protein L13 — encoded protein: MAKWNNRKSQPEQQQVVDLSKPIVVDGTHLIAGRLASNVAKLLRKGNRVTIVNCDKIMMSGKKFSIIGEYEEFLKINSIINYKHGPKHPRRPDTIISRMIRGMLPFEDKPSGKTDFARLRTYIGVPKEVKGLEKIQFEKAKITKDSSRYTTMAEISRYIGGTNF
- a CDS encoding 50S ribosomal protein L18e; amino-acid sequence: MVTQAKVNTLKILKKASKENDAPIWAKVADFVQKSRSNQKIVNLTRINQTTEDGNAVVITGKILGTGNISHKVSVSSFSISNAAAKKIIESGGEVLKFSEMIEKFPTGKGVKIIG
- a CDS encoding DNA-directed RNA polymerase subunit D is translated as MSLEIINENEEKVSVKIKGVPLQYANALRRICLNGVPIYAVESVDMLENSSVLADEGVAHRVGLIPLKTDLESSKADNENDKIMLTLDSGISDETRTILSGDLKSQDSNVVPTSDDIPIVTLAPGQSIKFEAHARLGKGTEHAKWNSANIVTLTESDKDDERILTVESTGALNPKHIILSSVEQLASKLSEFKTTISEIK
- a CDS encoding ribosome assembly factor SBDS codes for the protein MDKVTVVKYSYETEKFEILVKPDPAFDYKLGKISEISKILVSDEIYTNSGKGTRASNELLLKVFKTDDTTKIAEIMMQKGELNLTTEQRKKMTSDKRKQIVTFISKTYVDPRTHLPHPPLRIEQAMTDGRVSVDPFKNPDEQIKDIVEKLRPIIPLKTENLTLEISVPAQYVAQSYTVLKSTGSLKKEDWQPNGSLKAILEIPAAARPNVIDRLGAITKGTANVEVQK